TGTCAAATAAGTGGGGAGTAATAAATGAAAAAGGCGAAGAGATCATACCTGCAATATATGACAAAATATCCCTCTATTGTAATAACCTTAAAGTGTTAAAAGATAATAAATTTGGCATATTAGATTTAAAAGGAAACGCAATTGTTCCTATACTCTATGATTACTTGTCAAATTTTACTAAAGATGGCTATTCATCTGTAACATTGGATGGAAAATGGGGATTCGTATATAAAGATAGCAGAAAATTGAAATGGTTTGAAAAGTACGATTGGATTGCTCCTCTATTTGATAATAAAGCCATGGTTACTTATGGGAGTCACGAAAAATTCTTTATTGAAAATAGTGGTTTAGGGGCAGGAAGGCCACCTATGGGTGGTAAATGGGGGTATATTGATAAAGATGGAAAGGAAATAATTCCGTTGGTATATGAACAAATAGGGCACTTCAGAGATGGAATGGTATGTGCACGGATAAATAACAAAGACATACTTATTGACAGAAACAATAATAAGGTAATAAAAGAAGAATATGAAATAATTTCTGATTTTGGCAATAATTTTCTCGTTGTTAAAGCAAATGGAAAATGGACAATAATAAATAGAATAAATGGAAAAAGTATTATTTTGGATTATGATTATGTAGGTAGCTTTAGCGATGGATTAGCGGATGTAAAGAAAAATAATAAATATGGCTATATAGATCTTGAAGGGAAAGAAATTATTTCAGCGCAATATAGTTTAGCTTTTTCTTTTGAAAATGCTTTAGCAGTAGTTATAAAAAATAAAAAATGGGGAGTTATTGATAGAAAAGGAAAAGAAATATTATCAATAAATTGTGACTTGGCTTGGAGAACAAATAAAAATAATCTTTTTGGAGTCAGAATAGGTGACAAAACCGGTTATATGGGTATTGATGGAACAGAATATTTTGAAAATTGATAGAGATCAATAGAAGTATAATAGAGCTTATATATGCTGAATGTTGGATTAGAAGAAGAATTAGAGATAGAAGCAAATTTGCCTTCAAAGTTATCTTAATAAAGGAATGACATAAATGAATTACTCAAGTCTTTTGATTAGGGCTTTTAATAAGCTATCTAAGAAGCTAAGTGACAGAAGTAAACAGCTTTCATATCTTGCTGCTATCCAGCATTTTGAAGAACGCTGGATACAAGTAGAATACTCTATATGTTTGCAGGAACTTATGTTCAAAAGTCATTCAGTATGGATGGAAGGTGGAAAAGAAAAAATAGACGCATCAATATATAGTAAAACTAATGATCTTGTTTGTGTTGTTGAAATAAAAACAGTTAAAAACTACGAAGTGTCATACTGGTTGGACAAATTTGAAAACGATATCAAAAAACTAGTAGAAATCAAAAGAGATAAATTAAAGGATAGATATTTCTTAGTTTTTTATTTATATGCTGCCCCACAAGGTTGGTGGCAGTGGGAAAGAAAAGATAAGACAAAACAATACAGAGAAGAAAAAGAATGTGGAAGTTTAATTGAGAAGAAGTTGGATGAACTAAAGTTAACGTATAAAACTAAAGATTATATTAAGATAAAAAATAAATTATCT
The Candidatus Liberimonas magnetica DNA segment above includes these coding regions:
- a CDS encoding WG repeat-containing protein, with the protein product MIDLIPFRKSNKWGFCDKNKKILIPITYDQVGMFNDNTAPVKLSNKWGVINEKGEEIIPAIYDKISLYCNNLKVLKDNKFGILDLKGNAIVPILYDYLSNFTKDGYSSVTLDGKWGFVYKDSRKLKWFEKYDWIAPLFDNKAMVTYGSHEKFFIENSGLGAGRPPMGGKWGYIDKDGKEIIPLVYEQIGHFRDGMVCARINNKDILIDRNNNKVIKEEYEIISDFGNNFLVVKANGKWTIINRINGKSIILDYDYVGSFSDGLADVKKNNKYGYIDLEGKEIISAQYSLAFSFENALAVVIKNKKWGVIDRKGKEILSINCDLAWRTNKNNLFGVRIGDKTGYMGIDGTEYFEN